Proteins from a single region of Carettochelys insculpta isolate YL-2023 chromosome 17, ASM3395843v1, whole genome shotgun sequence:
- the SDCBP2 gene encoding syntenin-2 isoform X2 has protein sequence MSALYPSLEDMKVDQTLQAQANAAAGALAGISETTEPAKVTAPPVLYPNLMELGDYMGLSLASDEVQKDLALVPASGNAAGPGPSSQGMLVAPLTGNSLGLRRAEIRPGVRELHLCKDERGKTGLQLKSIDQGVFVQLVKANSPAALVGLRFGDQVLQINGKDCAGWSTDKANKALKKAAPEKIVLVVRDRPFQRTVTMHKDSTGHVGFVIKKGKIVALTKGSSAARNGLLTNHYVCEVNGQNVIGLKDKQILDILATAGNAVTITIIPTVIYEHMVKRLSPGLMKSSMDHSLPEV, from the exons ATGTCAGCTCTGTACCCGTCGCTGGAGGACATGAAGGTGGATCAAACCTTGCAG GCTCAGGCCaatgcagctgctggggctctggcagggattAGCGAGACGACAGAGCCAGCCAAGGTGACTG CCCCTCCAGTTCTGTACCCAAACCTCATGGAGCTCGGGGACTACATGGGCCTCTCTCTTGCCAGTGACGAGGTCCAGAAGGACCTAGCCCTGGTCCCAGCAAGTGGCAAC GCAGCGGGCCCAGGCCCTTCCTCCCAGGGCATGCTGGTCGCCCCGCTGACAGGGAACAGCCTGGGGCTGCGCAGGGCGGAGATCAGGCCAGGCGTGCGTGAGCTTCACCTCTGCAAGGACGAGCGTGGGAAGACAGGCCTCCAGCTGAAAAGCATTGACCAG GGGGTATTTGTGCAGCTGGTGAAGGCCAACTCCCCTGCGGCCCTCGTCGGGCTGCGCTTCGGGGACCAGGTGCTGCAGATCAACGGGAAGGACTGCGCTGGCTGGAGCACGGACAAGGCCAACAAGGCCCTGAAAAAGGCCGCCCCGGAGAAAATCGTCCTGGTCGTGCGAGACAg GCCCTTCCAGCGCACTGTGACCATGCACAAGGACAGCACGGGGCACGTCGGCTTCGTCATCAAGAAGGGGAAGATTGTGGCTCTCACCAAAGGCAGCTCCGCAGCCCGGAACGGTCTCCTCACCAACCATTACGTCTGTGAGGTGAACGGGCAGAACGTCATCGGCCTGAAG GACAAACAGATCCTGGATATCCTGGCGACAGCTGGCAATGCCGTCACCATCACCATCATTCCCACTGTGATCTATGAGCACATGGTCAAACG GCTGTCACCTGGGCTGATGAAGTCATCCATGGACCACTCGCTTCCCGAAGTTTAA
- the SDCBP2 gene encoding syntenin-2 isoform X3, producing MLVAPLTGNSLGLRRAEIRPGVRELHLCKDERGKTGLQLKSIDQGVFVQLVKANSPAALVGLRFGDQVLQINGKDCAGWSTDKANKALKKAAPEKIVLVVRDRPFQRTVTMHKDSTGHVGFVIKKGKIVALTKGSSAARNGLLTNHYVCEVNGQNVIGLKDKQILDILATAGNAVTITIIPTVIYEHMVKRLSPGLMKSSMDHSLPEV from the exons ATGCTGGTCGCCCCGCTGACAGGGAACAGCCTGGGGCTGCGCAGGGCGGAGATCAGGCCAGGCGTGCGTGAGCTTCACCTCTGCAAGGACGAGCGTGGGAAGACAGGCCTCCAGCTGAAAAGCATTGACCAG GGGGTATTTGTGCAGCTGGTGAAGGCCAACTCCCCTGCGGCCCTCGTCGGGCTGCGCTTCGGGGACCAGGTGCTGCAGATCAACGGGAAGGACTGCGCTGGCTGGAGCACGGACAAGGCCAACAAGGCCCTGAAAAAGGCCGCCCCGGAGAAAATCGTCCTGGTCGTGCGAGACAg GCCCTTCCAGCGCACTGTGACCATGCACAAGGACAGCACGGGGCACGTCGGCTTCGTCATCAAGAAGGGGAAGATTGTGGCTCTCACCAAAGGCAGCTCCGCAGCCCGGAACGGTCTCCTCACCAACCATTACGTCTGTGAGGTGAACGGGCAGAACGTCATCGGCCTGAAG GACAAACAGATCCTGGATATCCTGGCGACAGCTGGCAATGCCGTCACCATCACCATCATTCCCACTGTGATCTATGAGCACATGGTCAAACG GCTGTCACCTGGGCTGATGAAGTCATCCATGGACCACTCGCTTCCCGAAGTTTAA
- the SDCBP2 gene encoding syntenin-2 isoform X1: MSALYPSLEDMKVDQTLQAQANAAAGALAGISETTEPAKVTAPPVLYPNLMELGDYMGLSLASDEVQKDLALVPASGNQAAGPGPSSQGMLVAPLTGNSLGLRRAEIRPGVRELHLCKDERGKTGLQLKSIDQGVFVQLVKANSPAALVGLRFGDQVLQINGKDCAGWSTDKANKALKKAAPEKIVLVVRDRPFQRTVTMHKDSTGHVGFVIKKGKIVALTKGSSAARNGLLTNHYVCEVNGQNVIGLKDKQILDILATAGNAVTITIIPTVIYEHMVKRLSPGLMKSSMDHSLPEV, encoded by the exons ATGTCAGCTCTGTACCCGTCGCTGGAGGACATGAAGGTGGATCAAACCTTGCAG GCTCAGGCCaatgcagctgctggggctctggcagggattAGCGAGACGACAGAGCCAGCCAAGGTGACTG CCCCTCCAGTTCTGTACCCAAACCTCATGGAGCTCGGGGACTACATGGGCCTCTCTCTTGCCAGTGACGAGGTCCAGAAGGACCTAGCCCTGGTCCCAGCAAGTGGCAAC CAGGCAGCGGGCCCAGGCCCTTCCTCCCAGGGCATGCTGGTCGCCCCGCTGACAGGGAACAGCCTGGGGCTGCGCAGGGCGGAGATCAGGCCAGGCGTGCGTGAGCTTCACCTCTGCAAGGACGAGCGTGGGAAGACAGGCCTCCAGCTGAAAAGCATTGACCAG GGGGTATTTGTGCAGCTGGTGAAGGCCAACTCCCCTGCGGCCCTCGTCGGGCTGCGCTTCGGGGACCAGGTGCTGCAGATCAACGGGAAGGACTGCGCTGGCTGGAGCACGGACAAGGCCAACAAGGCCCTGAAAAAGGCCGCCCCGGAGAAAATCGTCCTGGTCGTGCGAGACAg GCCCTTCCAGCGCACTGTGACCATGCACAAGGACAGCACGGGGCACGTCGGCTTCGTCATCAAGAAGGGGAAGATTGTGGCTCTCACCAAAGGCAGCTCCGCAGCCCGGAACGGTCTCCTCACCAACCATTACGTCTGTGAGGTGAACGGGCAGAACGTCATCGGCCTGAAG GACAAACAGATCCTGGATATCCTGGCGACAGCTGGCAATGCCGTCACCATCACCATCATTCCCACTGTGATCTATGAGCACATGGTCAAACG GCTGTCACCTGGGCTGATGAAGTCATCCATGGACCACTCGCTTCCCGAAGTTTAA